The window gtctctccctcactcaagagccacgactgaaagtaaagcaagttaaatcaaagcagtttgcccttctttagaccagcaggcctgcttgcaagcactctctctctctctctctctctctcattcacacacactcactcaagagccacgagtgaaagtaaagcaagttaaatcaaagcagcttactcttctttagaaagccagccccagcagcctcgctgctgcctccacttcctgctgctaaagagatgggcagcagggaggcagccttgaggaaaaggaatcacgtgggcagggccaaaacccatgtgatctttgctcagagctactggaacgccgttgcaggcgttccccccccaaatgagccctggacctagcgatggcgacttggctcacgtgcccagagagggctctgcgtgccagctgtggcacgtgtgccataggttcaccatcgCTGGTCTACCCTCCTGCCCTGGTCACCCATCTTAATAGAAAATAGTATTTACCTGCTCACAAGAGCACTCTGACTCTGCAAtctgctctcccccacccctgtacTATCACCATAATGGACAAAGGCATAGGATCGTGGTAGGCCTGCACCCAAATAAATGCAGCAAGTTGCTCATGAGAAAAGGGAATTGGTTCAAATATTGGTTAAATTATTATGAGGTTTGACCAGCAACAGTGAAGATCTGCTACCACTGTTGctgaattccacccccaccccatataCATGAAACCCCGTCTCCTTCCTGTGCCATCAGGGTACTGCACAACAAAGCCCACTCTGTAACTTATTCCCCATTCAGCTCCCCACAATGGTGTAGGAAGGAGGTATATTGTCTTACCTCAACCATTATGGCTATCATCTGAAAAGGGGGCTTACCTCAATTTCTCCCCCAATTCCACACCCAAAAGCAATGAGACTAATGTGCTTTTCAAACAGTTAGTTGCCTGATGATAATGAAACCAGAGGTTATCACTTGAAGATTGACTAGGCCTTCTTCTAACAGCCAAACACCCGTTCTTATTTTGTCTTCCCCAGGATGAgaagaaaaagcaaaagaaaacacaCCGCAGAAGTGCAAATGAATGGGAACAAACTTTTTATTCTTACCCTAAACTCTACAGCAGAAGGAACTATGCATGCCTGAACATAATTTAACATAAGAAAAAGGAGGGACAGAGTAGAAACCAGGAGTGGTATTACATGCCAGTGACTGTCAAGTACCTAAAAAGTCAACCTAAAGAAAGGAGGTGTCACAGGAGGAAACAAGAAGCCCTACTACTGTGCAGCAGAATGGGGTGGTAGAACCCCAAGATGGCTGAAGGGATCATATCCTTTCAGACTGTAGATGGTCAATCACATTTTCAATACTAccctttctaaaaaaaaacaCTCCCTTCAGCAAGTAAAAAACCAAGGAGAGCAGACAGAAGAAAGGGCAAGAACCTTTCCCCCATAACTCGCATACAACTGGAAGCGGTATACTCCACTCTACCCCATCATGCTGTAGCATGTGTGAATCCCAACAAACGTCTCTCAATATTTTAAGAAaggcaaaccaccaccaccatcaccaccaaacGAAACTTCAAGGCTAGCAATCTCAGTGTCCAACCCTAGGGTTGGACTATTTTGTGAACTCCTTCGTGCCTCCTTAAAGAGCCCAACTCTGCAAAAGACTGCCCACAACAGGCACAAGAGTAAGGTTTTTCTCCAGTATGAGTACGTCGATGGCGCTGCAGAGAAGCCAGGCGTGTGAAGGCGGTACCGCATTCTTCGCAGTAGAAAGGGCGCTCACCAGTATGTGTCTGATGATGCCTTCTCAACCTTGATAGCTGGACAAAAGCCATGCTACATTTGTTACACTTGTATGGCTTTTCCTTCCGATGGATCACCTTGTGCTTGGAAAGCAAGTTGGCATTACTGAAAACTTTACAGCATGTTGGGCACTGGTGTCGCTTGAAGCCGccttctccagggtctcgggcagcaGAGTTCAGCTGCCCAGAGTTATAACTCTGATTCTGGTTCCGATGCAGGACAGACCAGGGGTTCTTGATGCTAGCATCTCCCAGAACAACACTGGAACGATCAATCTTGTGCATGCTGCGGAGATGCCTCCAGACATCAGCGGTGCGGATGAAACCCTTGTCACATTCTGGGCACTTGTGTGGCCGGTCTGCAGAATGGGTCAGTTTGTGCATTCGTAAATTAGCTGAGCGGAAAAACTCTTTGCCGCAGATTGGGCACCAGTACGAACACCCACTGACGTACTTCTTTTTGTGTTCCTCTAGGCCACGGAGATCTTGGAATGATTTCCCACACTTCTCGCACTGGTAAGGCATAAATTTGCCCAGCAGGGCAGGCAGATTCTCGCCATCAAGAGAGTCGACAAGGATGATGAAATTCTCCGCTTCCTCCTTTAGACCTCCCTGAAGATCTGCAGAATGCCTGGATGACCAGCGTGCCAGATCTTTACCGTCACTAAGCAAATTATAAGTGTTGCTTGTAGGGACATAGATACCACCAATGGCAGAACCTTGTTGTCGGCAATAGGTTGATGTTTTTGGAGTTGTGGTCAAAGAACTGTCTTCTTCTGTACAGTGCAGCACCAGGGGGAGATCCAGCGTATCCGAAGACGCATCCAGGCTACCACTGAGACTGGAAGGTGGCAGGCTGACTTCCTCTACCTCTAGCAGTAAACTGGGTTTCTGATCTATATAATCAGAAGCACCAATGGAATCATCCGAATGGTCAGCTGTGATCCTGCAGTCACCCTTTTCAGCCTCCCAGTCCACGCACATC of the Eublepharis macularius isolate TG4126 chromosome 5, MPM_Emac_v1.0, whole genome shotgun sequence genome contains:
- the ZNF648 gene encoding zinc finger protein 648; its protein translation is MEMCVDWEAEKGDCRITADHSDDSIGASDYIDQKPSLLLEVEEVSLPPSSLSGSLDASSDTLDLPLVLHCTEEDSSLTTTPKTSTYCRQQGSAIGGIYVPTSNTYNLLSDGKDLARWSSRHSADLQGGLKEEAENFIILVDSLDGENLPALLGKFMPYQCEKCGKSFQDLRGLEEHKKKYVSGCSYWCPICGKEFFRSANLRMHKLTHSADRPHKCPECDKGFIRTADVWRHLRSMHKIDRSSVVLGDASIKNPWSVLHRNQNQSYNSGQLNSAARDPGEGGFKRHQCPTCCKVFSNANLLSKHKVIHRKEKPYKCNKCSMAFVQLSRLRRHHQTHTGERPFYCEECGTAFTRLASLQRHRRTHTGEKPYSCACCGQSFAELGSLRRHEGVHKIVQP